In a genomic window of Roseiflexus castenholzii DSM 13941:
- a CDS encoding bifunctional sulfate adenylyltransferase/adenylylsulfate kinase: protein MSLIPPYGGRLINLLVSGEERRTLIEEAARLPSIQISARALCDLEVLATGGFSPLDRFMGRADYECVLHEMRLADGTLFPLPITLPVDGKTLARLGDRIALRDARNELIAVMNIEEAFAWDAGQEARLTLGTTDPRHPLVSEMSMWGDTYISGALQVVRLPRYYDFVELRRTPAEVRSILHEMGAERVIAFQTRNPLHRVHEELTKRAAAEVDGALLIHPVVGLTRPGDIDHYSRVRIYRALVERYYDPQRTLLSLLPLAMRMAGPREALWHAIIRRNFGATHFIVGRDHAGPGLDSRGKPFYGPYDAQELVARHTDEIGVAMVPFREYVYLPDANEYVEETAVPPGARVWTISGTQVRDEYLAKGKLLPEWFTRPETAAILAQSYPPRHRQGFCIWFTGLSGAGKSTIAEALVAMLLERGRQSTLLDGDVVRTHLSKGLGFSREDRDTNILRIGFVAGEIVRHGGVAICAAISPYRAARNECRKMVGDDRFFEVFVDTPIEICERRDTKGMYARARRGEITGFTGIDDPYEPPAAPEVHLTTVDTTPDECARRIVALLEERGFLTRSG from the coding sequence ATGTCACTCATTCCGCCATACGGTGGTCGTCTGATCAATCTGCTGGTCTCTGGCGAGGAACGTCGTACCCTGATTGAAGAAGCGGCGCGACTCCCCTCGATCCAGATTTCAGCGCGTGCGCTCTGCGACCTCGAAGTGCTGGCGACCGGCGGTTTTTCGCCGCTCGACCGGTTTATGGGGCGCGCCGACTACGAATGTGTGCTGCACGAAATGCGACTGGCAGACGGCACGCTCTTCCCGTTGCCGATCACACTACCGGTCGATGGAAAGACGCTGGCGCGCCTCGGTGATCGAATTGCACTGCGCGACGCGCGCAATGAACTGATCGCTGTGATGAATATCGAAGAGGCATTTGCATGGGACGCCGGTCAGGAAGCGCGCCTGACACTCGGCACGACCGATCCGCGCCATCCGCTTGTGTCGGAAATGAGCATGTGGGGCGATACGTACATTTCCGGCGCGTTGCAGGTTGTGCGCCTGCCGCGTTACTACGATTTCGTGGAACTGCGGCGCACTCCGGCTGAGGTGCGTTCGATCCTGCACGAAATGGGGGCGGAACGGGTCATCGCTTTTCAGACGCGTAATCCGCTGCACCGCGTTCACGAAGAACTGACAAAGCGCGCGGCTGCCGAAGTTGACGGCGCGTTGCTCATCCATCCGGTCGTCGGGCTGACTCGTCCCGGCGACATCGACCATTACAGTCGGGTGCGAATTTACCGCGCGCTGGTCGAGCGGTACTATGATCCACAACGCACACTGTTGAGCCTCCTACCGCTGGCGATGCGTATGGCCGGACCACGCGAGGCGCTCTGGCACGCAATCATCCGGCGTAACTTCGGCGCGACCCACTTCATCGTCGGGCGCGACCATGCCGGTCCGGGTCTCGATAGCCGTGGCAAGCCGTTCTATGGTCCCTACGATGCCCAGGAACTGGTGGCGCGTCACACCGATGAAATCGGCGTTGCGATGGTGCCGTTCCGCGAGTACGTCTACCTGCCCGACGCCAATGAGTATGTTGAAGAAACCGCCGTTCCGCCGGGTGCGCGCGTCTGGACAATTTCGGGCACGCAGGTACGAGATGAGTATCTGGCGAAAGGCAAACTGCTGCCGGAATGGTTCACCCGCCCGGAAACGGCGGCGATCCTGGCGCAGAGTTACCCGCCGCGTCATCGTCAGGGGTTTTGCATCTGGTTCACCGGTCTCAGCGGCGCGGGCAAATCGACGATTGCCGAGGCGCTGGTGGCGATGCTGTTGGAGCGGGGACGCCAGAGTACGCTGCTCGATGGCGATGTGGTGCGCACGCACCTGTCGAAGGGGCTTGGGTTCAGCCGCGAAGATCGTGACACGAACATTCTGCGGATCGGATTCGTCGCCGGTGAAATCGTGCGACACGGCGGCGTAGCGATCTGCGCTGCGATCAGCCCGTACCGCGCAGCGCGTAACGAGTGCCGCAAGATGGTCGGAGATGATCGCTTCTTCGAGGTGTTTGTCGATACGCCGATCGAAATCTGCGAACGGCGCGACACGAAAGGCATGTACGCCCGCGCCCGCCGTGGCGAGATCACCGGCTTCACCGGCATTGACGACCCCTACGAGCCTCCGGCGGCGCCGGAAGTGCACCTCACGACAGTCGATACCACGCCCGACGAGTGCGCGCGGCGCATCGTGGCCCTGCTGGAGGAGCGCGGCTTTCTGACGCGATCGGGCTAA
- a CDS encoding CehA/McbA family metallohydrolase produces the protein MDQLPFRKPGRFYRGNLHTHSTVSDGELSPEDVVAAYRVQGYDFLALTDHFLPQYHFQITDTRPFRSAHFTTLLGAELHAPQTSAGRLWHIVAVGLPLDFEPTAPDETGPTLAARAAAAGAFVGIAHPAWYTLTLDDGLSLDAAHAVEVFNATAAWDNDRGDSWHFSDMLLANGKRLLAYAADDAHFSIRPDTFVAWVQVRAGELSPEALLDALKSGAFYSSQGPQIDDVDIDDRRVAVRCSPARAVFVSGPDERSQRQLGQAITVCELPIPWIHEVPYIRVTVVDDAGRKAWTNPIWLG, from the coding sequence ATGGATCAACTTCCATTCCGCAAGCCGGGGCGCTTCTACCGTGGTAATCTGCACACCCATTCCACCGTCTCCGACGGTGAATTGTCGCCGGAGGACGTTGTCGCCGCCTATCGCGTGCAGGGGTACGATTTTCTGGCGCTGACCGACCATTTTCTGCCGCAGTACCATTTTCAGATCACCGATACCCGCCCGTTTCGCAGCGCGCACTTCACCACGCTCCTCGGCGCAGAATTGCACGCCCCACAGACATCTGCCGGTCGGTTGTGGCACATTGTTGCGGTTGGACTGCCACTCGACTTTGAACCGACCGCGCCGGACGAGACCGGACCGACGCTCGCAGCCCGCGCTGCCGCCGCCGGCGCCTTCGTCGGCATTGCGCATCCCGCCTGGTATACGTTGACCCTCGACGATGGGTTGTCCCTCGACGCCGCGCACGCCGTCGAGGTGTTCAATGCAACCGCCGCCTGGGATAATGATCGCGGCGATAGCTGGCATTTCAGCGATATGCTGCTGGCAAACGGGAAGCGGTTGCTGGCATATGCCGCCGATGATGCGCATTTCTCCATTCGTCCCGATACATTCGTGGCATGGGTGCAGGTGCGCGCGGGGGAACTATCCCCCGAAGCGCTTCTGGATGCGCTGAAGAGTGGTGCGTTCTATTCCTCCCAGGGACCGCAGATCGACGATGTGGATATCGATGATCGACGGGTTGCGGTGCGCTGTTCCCCGGCGCGCGCCGTGTTCGTCTCTGGTCCTGACGAGCGCTCACAGCGTCAGTTGGGGCAGGCGATCACAGTGTGTGAACTGCCCATCCCATGGATCCACGAGGTTCCATACATCCGGGTGACGGTGGTGGATGATGCCGGACGAAAGGCATGGACTAATCCCATCTGGCTGGGCTGA
- a CDS encoding alkaline phosphatase family protein, with protein sequence MTYPRLLIIGLDCAEPSLAFDQWRADLPTLNRLMAEGVYGELESCIPAITVPAWSCMMSGRDPGELGVYGFRNRADRSYGRMVVADSRAIRFPRLWDILGNAGWRVAVIGVPGTYPPPPVNGALISCFLAPSTDAAYTFPPTLAGRVAAWTAAATPGRPYLLDVPDFRSDDKQRIARDIYAMCDQRFAVATALLEEEHPDFLMLVDMGVDRIHHALWKHMDPRHPLFVPDSPFADAIRAYYRHVDTQIAGLLTRCGPDTAVLIVSDHGARPLMGGVRINQWLIEQGDLSVRAMPDTPTSLDQVEVDWSRTRVWGAGGYYGRIFLNVRGREPQGAISAAEYERVRTDLAARLEAMPGPDGCPLGNRVFTPRQLYRAVRGIAPDLIVYFGDLGWRAVGTIGGTGIFTQENDTGPDDANHAQHGMFIWRDPQRPGGGRRFDRVQIYDILPTLLRRFNMPIPEGLRGTALNL encoded by the coding sequence ATGACCTATCCTCGTCTTCTCATTATCGGCCTCGATTGCGCCGAACCATCGCTGGCGTTCGATCAATGGCGCGCCGATCTGCCCACCCTCAATCGCTTGATGGCAGAGGGAGTCTACGGCGAGTTGGAGAGTTGCATTCCGGCAATCACCGTGCCTGCCTGGAGTTGCATGATGAGCGGGCGCGATCCGGGGGAACTTGGCGTTTACGGCTTTCGCAACCGCGCCGATCGTTCCTATGGTCGTATGGTCGTCGCCGATAGTCGTGCCATTCGTTTTCCACGTTTGTGGGACATCCTTGGCAATGCGGGATGGCGCGTCGCGGTGATTGGCGTGCCGGGGACGTACCCGCCACCGCCGGTCAATGGCGCGCTCATCTCGTGTTTCCTCGCACCCTCCACGGACGCAGCGTATACCTTTCCGCCGACACTCGCCGGGCGCGTTGCCGCCTGGACCGCAGCCGCGACGCCGGGGCGTCCGTATCTGCTCGATGTGCCGGATTTCCGTTCCGACGACAAACAGCGTATCGCGCGCGACATCTATGCCATGTGCGATCAGCGCTTCGCAGTGGCAACGGCGCTGCTGGAAGAAGAGCATCCCGACTTTCTGATGCTGGTGGATATGGGCGTGGATCGCATCCACCACGCGCTCTGGAAGCATATGGACCCGCGTCATCCGTTGTTTGTTCCCGACTCGCCTTTCGCCGACGCCATTCGCGCGTACTATCGTCACGTGGATACGCAGATCGCCGGTCTGCTGACGCGCTGCGGACCCGACACGGCAGTCCTGATCGTGTCGGACCACGGCGCGCGCCCGTTGATGGGAGGCGTGCGGATCAACCAGTGGCTGATCGAACAGGGTGATCTGAGCGTCCGGGCAATGCCGGACACCCCGACGAGTCTCGATCAGGTCGAGGTTGACTGGTCACGCACGCGCGTCTGGGGCGCCGGCGGCTACTACGGGCGAATTTTTCTCAATGTGCGCGGGCGTGAGCCGCAGGGAGCCATCTCAGCAGCAGAGTACGAACGTGTGCGCACCGATCTTGCAGCGCGCCTGGAAGCCATGCCAGGACCCGACGGATGTCCGCTGGGCAATCGTGTTTTCACACCCCGGCAACTCTACCGCGCAGTGCGTGGCATCGCGCCCGATCTGATCGTCTACTTCGGCGATCTTGGATGGCGCGCGGTCGGAACGATCGGCGGCACGGGCATCTTCACCCAGGAAAACGACACCGGTCCTGATGACGCCAATCATGCGCAGCACGGAATGTTCATCTGGCGCGACCCGCAACGTCCGGGCGGCGGACGGCGATTCGACAGGGTGCAGATTTACGATATACTGCCGACTCTGTTGAGACGGTTCAACATGCCGATTCCTGAAGGACTACGCGGCACGGCGCTGAATCTATAA